A window of the Acetobacteraceae bacterium genome harbors these coding sequences:
- a CDS encoding ferritin-like domain-containing protein, whose protein sequence is MSSAENGIFVKNEPGSFDHSNEEISRKRLEALCRNYPAPTTQSTLSVEEADHRSRHWQSPEEGDIQIGSDAHKKAIADMFRETFNPYKPSIIEWPELDEESLKKVISLPIWDIAVHTEGRARLRMAAYAELLTDPELQDAIARNAWEEDRHKTVLADMVTHYGIKLGIEPPYEMPKDAEWTYLVTGFSECWDSFFAFGLFESAKRSGLFPEKLTEVFEPVIQEETRHILLFANWLAYHRKHLSLPARIKLEARILGVLFYLFYERLSLVKTFDEDGKEHTEDFNFTVRGTECVTDKKFEFIPFMKLCLAENERRFKGYDKRLLRPQLAPWAARRAIEAVGTWKQLKWEVTSLFSKQPKQA, encoded by the coding sequence ATGTCATCAGCAGAAAATGGGATTTTTGTTAAAAATGAACCTGGTTCCTTCGACCATTCCAACGAAGAAATCAGCCGTAAACGCCTTGAAGCCCTTTGTAGAAACTATCCTGCCCCAACAACACAAAGCACACTGAGTGTTGAAGAGGCCGATCACCGCTCCCGCCACTGGCAGAGTCCAGAAGAGGGCGATATTCAAATCGGTTCTGATGCCCATAAAAAAGCCATTGCAGACATGTTCCGCGAGACCTTCAATCCCTACAAGCCTTCTATCATTGAATGGCCCGAATTAGATGAAGAATCTCTTAAAAAGGTCATATCCTTGCCAATCTGGGATATTGCTGTTCACACTGAAGGGCGTGCCCGCCTCCGCATGGCTGCCTATGCAGAGCTTTTGACTGATCCAGAACTCCAAGATGCGATTGCAAGAAATGCTTGGGAAGAAGACCGCCATAAGACCGTTTTAGCGGATATGGTCACCCATTACGGCATTAAACTCGGGATTGAACCCCCTTATGAAATGCCGAAAGATGCCGAATGGACCTATCTCGTGACAGGATTTTCAGAATGCTGGGACAGTTTTTTCGCCTTTGGCCTTTTTGAGAGTGCAAAACGCTCTGGTCTGTTTCCAGAAAAACTCACCGAAGTTTTTGAGCCTGTCATTCAGGAAGAGACACGCCATATTCTGCTTTTTGCAAACTGGCTTGCCTATCACCGCAAACATCTTTCTTTGCCAGCCCGTATAAAACTTGAAGCCCGCATTCTCGGTGTTCTCTTTTATCTTTTCTATGAGCGTCTCTCCCTCGTCAAAACCTTTGATGAAGACGGTAAAGAACATACGGAAGATTTCAATTTCACTGTTCGAGGCACAGAATGTGTAACAGACAAAAAATTTGAGTTTATTCCTTTTATGAAGCTCTGCCTTGCTGAAAATGAACGCCGCTTTAAAGGCTATGATAAGCGCCTCCTCCGCCCACAGCTTGCCCCTTGGGCCGCAAGAAGAGCCATCGAAGCTGTTGGAACCTGGAAACAGCTTAAATGGGAAGTGACAAGTCTTTTCTCAAAACAGCCTAAACAAGCCTAA
- a CDS encoding glycosyltransferase family 4 protein — translation MKIHYLISHLEDSEAVRSLPDIFKILRELGHDISLFILSPPPDYLPNDLRNSLLDGLASFPCKHFFETQKSFLAYCNALAKLLRKDRPNLLITSQKKATRAGQIVGHFLNIPVASWQHGSSNQSLFRSRQHLTRFWIADSTASRCYLEDELGIDSGCILSWPNYQPPRSLLWPAEQRSYWQGKTILHIGFIASDHNKKSKTCLVKALSYLQKKRPNLSQEIALLIGNDPFASRKHTYTLKPPLSGKDTRRIARLRDIHLEEIQGNLQTFYVNADLLVQPMQGHENRFHLFEAMASGLPVITSPIPEVKTLINGGRNGLILSKNAPKILAEAINHYLSVPALVEKQGRNAHLWIKEHYNQRKFHEAGIAVIQKIEEILFQERLEKLPHTLPLLLPKENENP, via the coding sequence ATGAAAATTCACTATCTCATCTCTCATCTTGAAGATAGCGAAGCGGTTCGTTCCCTACCAGATATTTTCAAAATTCTGCGTGAGCTTGGCCATGATATTTCTCTCTTTATCCTGTCGCCGCCGCCAGACTATCTGCCGAATGATCTTCGTAATTCTTTGCTCGATGGCTTAGCGTCCTTCCCCTGCAAACATTTTTTTGAAACGCAGAAATCCTTTCTGGCTTATTGCAATGCCCTCGCAAAGCTTTTGCGCAAAGATCGACCAAATCTCCTCATTACATCTCAAAAAAAAGCAACCCGTGCTGGCCAAATTGTCGGCCATTTTTTAAATATTCCCGTTGCCAGCTGGCAACATGGATCGTCCAATCAAAGTCTCTTTCGCTCCCGCCAGCACCTCACACGCTTTTGGATTGCAGATTCCACCGCCTCCCGCTGCTATCTCGAAGATGAGCTTGGAATTGATTCTGGGTGCATTCTCAGCTGGCCTAATTACCAACCGCCAAGATCACTCCTTTGGCCCGCTGAGCAGCGGAGTTACTGGCAGGGCAAAACAATTCTTCATATTGGCTTTATTGCCTCTGATCATAATAAAAAAAGCAAAACCTGCTTGGTCAAAGCGCTCTCCTATCTTCAAAAAAAACGCCCCAATCTTTCTCAGGAAATTGCCTTACTGATTGGCAATGATCCTTTTGCCTCCAGAAAACATACTTACACGCTAAAACCGCCCCTTTCTGGCAAAGATACACGGCGGATCGCCAGACTAAGAGATATTCACCTTGAAGAAATCCAAGGGAATTTGCAGACCTTTTACGTCAATGCCGATTTGCTGGTTCAACCCATGCAGGGACATGAAAACCGTTTTCATCTTTTCGAAGCCATGGCTTCTGGATTGCCCGTCATTACGTCGCCTATTCCAGAGGTAAAAACCCTGATAAATGGCGGACGTAACGGACTCATTTTATCGAAAAATGCCCCAAAAATTTTAGCAGAAGCCATTAACCACTATCTCTCTGTCCCTGCTTTGGTCGAAAAACAAGGCAGAAACGCTCATCTCTGGATCAAAGAACATTATAACCAGCGAAAATTCCATGAGGCGGGTATAGCGGTAATCCAAAAAATAGAAGAGATCCTCTTTCAAGAACGTTTAGAGAAACTTCCCCACACGCTGCCGCTTCTCCTTCCAAAAGAAAATGAAAATCCTTAA
- the ribB gene encoding 3,4-dihydroxy-2-butanone-4-phosphate synthase, giving the protein MCSKHSSPSKTLQIPSLEENILEAVSAIKTGKMVLMTDDEDRENEGDLVLAAQFTTPEAVNFLARNACGLICLSLSSKQIDQLGLPLMTLDNQSAHETPFTVSIEAAKGVTTGISAFDRSRTIQAASAENATAADIVMPGHIFPLRAHPKGVLGRNGHTEGSLDLVRLAGLQGGAVICEVMAENGTMMRGAELKNYAQKHGFPLISIKSLIDWISKNGLQTVDTSKFEARNASKECICTASAGMPDLYGGPDLKIHIFRFPQEPNPSKQTEQVALVKGDLSKGAPLVRLHSACLTGDALGSLRCDCGPQLQEALRRIKEAPSGALIYLRDHEGRGMGLEAKIQAYDLQEKGFDTVSANEELGYPVDSREFSQGISILRQLGAKSVRLMTNNPEKVRALEKAGLKIEKQEPLELPSQEFNHFYLETKKKRLGHRLSLQENPA; this is encoded by the coding sequence ATGTGCAGCAAACATTCATCTCCTTCAAAAACGCTACAAATCCCCTCCTTAGAAGAGAATATTCTTGAGGCGGTCTCCGCTATCAAAACGGGGAAAATGGTTCTTATGACCGATGATGAAGATCGAGAAAATGAGGGAGACCTCGTTCTAGCAGCCCAATTTACAACGCCAGAAGCGGTTAATTTTTTAGCACGCAATGCGTGTGGCCTTATCTGCCTCTCTCTCTCTTCAAAGCAGATTGATCAGCTTGGGCTTCCTTTGATGACCCTTGATAATCAAAGCGCTCATGAAACGCCTTTTACGGTCAGTATCGAAGCGGCCAAAGGCGTCACAACGGGAATTTCCGCTTTTGACCGTTCCCGCACAATCCAAGCAGCCTCTGCGGAAAACGCCACCGCTGCGGATATTGTCATGCCAGGGCATATTTTCCCTCTAAGAGCCCATCCGAAAGGGGTTCTCGGACGCAATGGCCATACAGAAGGCTCTCTTGACCTCGTTCGCCTTGCAGGCTTGCAAGGGGGCGCTGTTATTTGTGAGGTCATGGCTGAAAACGGTACCATGATGCGCGGAGCAGAGCTGAAAAACTATGCCCAAAAGCACGGCTTTCCTTTAATCTCCATTAAGTCTCTCATCGATTGGATTTCAAAGAATGGCCTCCAAACGGTGGATACAAGCAAATTTGAAGCGAGAAATGCGTCAAAAGAGTGCATTTGCACCGCCTCTGCTGGTATGCCAGACCTTTATGGCGGTCCTGATCTTAAAATTCATATTTTCCGCTTTCCTCAAGAACCAAATCCCTCTAAACAGACCGAGCAGGTTGCGCTTGTCAAAGGTGATCTCTCCAAAGGTGCGCCTCTCGTTCGCTTACATTCTGCCTGCCTGACAGGAGATGCTCTTGGCTCTTTACGCTGTGATTGCGGCCCTCAGCTTCAAGAAGCTTTAAGACGGATTAAAGAAGCCCCTTCTGGCGCTTTAATTTATCTCCGGGATCATGAAGGGCGTGGCATGGGGCTAGAAGCGAAAATTCAAGCCTATGACCTCCAGGAAAAAGGCTTTGACACTGTCAGCGCCAATGAGGAATTGGGCTATCCTGTGGATTCCAGAGAATTTTCCCAAGGCATTTCAATTTTAAGACAGCTCGGTGCGAAATCCGTACGATTGATGACCAATAATCCTGAAAAAGTGCGAGCCCTTGAAAAAGCAGGCTTAAAAATTGAAAAGCAAGAACCTCTGGAGCTTCCCTCTCAGGAATTTAATCATTTTTACCTCGAAACCAAGAAAAAGCGCTTAGGGCATCGGCTTTCCCTCCAAGAAAACCCTGCCTAA
- a CDS encoding MerR family transcriptional regulator, whose protein sequence is MPIGVLAREAETKAETIRYYEKIGLLPEPPRSEGNYRLYTQKHLNQLRFIRRTRKLGFPIETVRSLLKLSSETHIEHPENVQNLAKKQLEEVEKKLTELKALEKSLKALIKCCPHSKISGCGIIDALNGEVF, encoded by the coding sequence ATGCCGATTGGAGTTTTAGCCAGGGAGGCGGAAACGAAAGCGGAAACAATCCGTTATTATGAGAAAATTGGATTATTGCCAGAACCGCCACGCTCTGAAGGGAATTACCGTCTTTATACGCAAAAACATTTGAATCAGCTGCGTTTTATCCGGAGGACCCGAAAATTAGGTTTTCCGATTGAGACGGTTCGGAGCTTGTTAAAATTATCTTCAGAAACGCATATTGAACATCCAGAAAATGTTCAGAATTTAGCGAAAAAACAGCTCGAAGAAGTGGAGAAAAAGCTAACAGAACTTAAAGCGCTGGAAAAGAGTCTTAAGGCGCTCATTAAATGCTGTCCGCATAGTAAAATTTCGGGATGTGGGATTATTGATGCGCTGAATGGGGAAGTTTTTTAA
- a CDS encoding 6,7-dimethyl-8-ribityllumazine synthase, with product MSLRPVSDEMVPSFEKAPRLAFIVSQFNEEVTYGLLEGAQNLLSENHLAKGDVYKAPGAFELPLIAKALAESGKYDGVVAFGCVIKGDTAHFEYISGEAARGMMEVQLKTGIPASFGILTVYSQEEALIRSGNNEANKGREAVLACLHAIQTLREIKAL from the coding sequence ATGAGCCTGCGTCCCGTTTCCGATGAGATGGTGCCTTCTTTTGAAAAAGCGCCAAGACTTGCCTTCATTGTCAGTCAATTCAATGAGGAAGTCACTTACGGGCTTTTAGAAGGGGCTCAAAATCTTTTGAGCGAGAATCATCTTGCAAAAGGAGATGTTTATAAAGCCCCTGGTGCGTTTGAACTTCCTCTCATTGCGAAAGCCTTGGCAGAATCTGGAAAATATGACGGTGTTGTCGCCTTTGGATGCGTTATTAAAGGCGACACAGCCCATTTTGAATATATTTCAGGCGAAGCCGCACGCGGCATGATGGAAGTACAACTCAAAACAGGCATTCCAGCCTCTTTCGGCATTCTCACCGTTTATTCCCAAGAAGAGGCACTTATCCGATCTGGCAATAATGAAGCGAATAAAGGACGTGAAGCAGTTCTTGCCTGCCTCCACGCTATTCAGACCCTCAGAGAGATTAAAGCTCTCTAA
- a CDS encoding SDR family oxidoreductase encodes MTETHDKHDFPTRRNLLAGAAFGAATLAVEGLPRQGFAAGKKTGLEDPLKMYPAPPFSQKLQPWPGLQSKMTPRPDCGEKSYVGSGRLKGRHALITGGDSGIGRAVAIAFAREGADVAINYLPEEESDAQEVIAYIRKAGRKAVALPGDLREEAFCQKLAKEAHDRLGGLDCLVNNAGYQTFQEDLLDLTTEHLDQTFKTNVYALIWLTKASVALMKPGSCVVNTTSVQAYMPSPGLVDYAATKSAISSITRSLGKQLLSRGIRVNAVAPGPFWTPLETTGAQPLEVVNRFGSGVPYKRPGQPVEIAPAYVTLASAESSYATSQIWEVTGGMT; translated from the coding sequence ATGACGGAGACACATGATAAGCACGATTTTCCGACACGGCGGAATCTCTTGGCAGGCGCAGCATTTGGTGCTGCCACTTTAGCCGTAGAAGGATTGCCACGGCAGGGTTTTGCCGCAGGTAAAAAAACAGGACTTGAAGATCCGTTGAAGATGTATCCGGCACCGCCCTTTTCCCAGAAGCTCCAGCCTTGGCCGGGGCTACAGTCAAAAATGACCCCGAGACCTGACTGTGGTGAGAAATCTTATGTTGGATCAGGCCGTCTGAAAGGCCGTCATGCACTGATTACAGGCGGTGATTCAGGGATTGGCCGTGCCGTTGCGATTGCTTTTGCTCGTGAGGGAGCGGACGTGGCGATTAATTATCTTCCTGAAGAAGAGTCAGATGCGCAAGAGGTCATTGCCTATATCCGTAAGGCAGGGCGCAAGGCGGTTGCTCTTCCGGGGGATTTGAGAGAGGAGGCGTTTTGCCAAAAACTTGCCAAAGAAGCGCATGACCGGCTCGGCGGACTCGACTGCCTTGTCAATAATGCAGGCTACCAGACTTTCCAAGAGGATTTGCTCGATCTCACAACAGAGCATCTCGACCAGACATTTAAGACCAATGTGTATGCGCTCATCTGGCTGACGAAAGCTTCTGTGGCCTTGATGAAACCAGGGAGCTGTGTGGTGAATACAACTTCTGTTCAGGCCTATATGCCAAGCCCGGGTCTTGTGGATTATGCCGCAACGAAATCGGCGATTTCGAGTATAACACGCTCTTTGGGAAAGCAGCTTCTTTCCCGCGGAATCCGTGTGAATGCGGTTGCACCAGGGCCTTTTTGGACACCGCTGGAAACAACGGGGGCTCAGCCTTTGGAGGTCGTGAACCGGTTCGGGTCTGGCGTTCCTTATAAACGTCCGGGACAGCCTGTTGAAATTGCTCCTGCCTATGTCACTTTGGCGAGCGCTGAAAGCAGCTATGCAACCTCCCAGATTTGGGAAGTCACAGGCGGTATGACCTGA
- a CDS encoding ATP-dependent Clp protease proteolytic subunit: MMTKNEISPFSNAPLKTSLFSTSDCPGGCPGKEEEAEQDAKKSPANPEIASILFEKRKVLIFGQIDDKIAREVTARLLALSQKPGEPIDIYVNSPGGHVESGDTIHDMIRFVGAICPINMIGTGWVASAGALIYAAGEPDRRVCLPNTRFLLHQPMGGVQGQATDIDIEAREIIKMRERLNRIFAKATGQDFEKIAKDTNRNYWMSAEEAIKYGLVDKVIHSPKEIKN; this comes from the coding sequence ATGATGACAAAAAACGAAATTTCTCCTTTCTCAAACGCTCCTTTGAAAACCTCTCTCTTTTCGACATCTGACTGCCCAGGCGGATGCCCTGGGAAGGAAGAAGAAGCGGAACAAGACGCCAAAAAATCTCCTGCAAATCCAGAAATTGCATCGATTTTATTTGAAAAACGCAAAGTTCTCATTTTTGGACAAATTGACGATAAAATCGCCCGTGAAGTCACCGCACGTTTACTCGCACTCAGCCAGAAACCTGGTGAGCCTATTGATATTTATGTCAACTCTCCAGGCGGACATGTCGAAAGTGGCGACACAATCCACGATATGATCCGCTTTGTTGGTGCGATCTGTCCGATCAATATGATTGGCACAGGCTGGGTTGCCTCCGCTGGTGCGCTGATTTATGCCGCTGGTGAGCCAGATCGCCGTGTCTGCCTGCCAAATACACGTTTCCTTTTACACCAGCCAATGGGTGGCGTTCAGGGTCAAGCAACCGATATTGACATTGAAGCCCGTGAAATCATCAAAATGCGCGAGCGTCTGAACCGAATTTTTGCAAAAGCCACAGGGCAAGATTTTGAGAAAATCGCAAAAGACACCAACCGTAACTATTGGATGTCGGCAGAAGAAGCCATCAAATATGGGTTAGTTGATAAAGTCATTCATTCTCCAAAAGAGATTAAAAACTGA
- the ribD gene encoding bifunctional diaminohydroxyphosphoribosylaminopyrimidine deaminase/5-amino-6-(5-phosphoribosylamino)uracil reductase RibD: MVSEQNSGNAPRLEIDLKRKQVIKKAFRQTLRMATRRLGATWPNPPTGCAILDKEGNIISLAAHGTAGEAHAEILALETLNHWDLKDKAATLVVTLEPCNHHGKTPPCVEAILQTRIPEIWIGAADPNKIATGGADRLEKAGRKVVRLWELKDPFFHDLAQDCQALITPFSTRISTNRPWIIAKQALNDEGSMIPPKGQKTFTSKLGLEIAHLLRRSCGGIITGRGTILADHPLFTIRHISDFSQTPERWIIACGQQSLPMNWIEKRKRAGFHFLHVQSPEEAVEALGKAGVAMALIEAGPKLLNAFKEAGLIDELLKIHKRDEFDYLEWEKFNSSPSPLLLLEKYSADWPKHLPLKNKKALTISPEVFRTTFFGKMENEADDLFSTCKKFVGKLVGKR, translated from the coding sequence ATGGTGAGTGAACAAAATTCAGGCAATGCACCACGTCTGGAAATAGATCTGAAACGCAAACAAGTCATCAAAAAAGCTTTCCGGCAAACACTGCGTATGGCCACCCGCCGCCTTGGCGCAACATGGCCTAATCCGCCAACAGGCTGTGCTATTTTAGACAAAGAGGGCAATATTATCTCTCTGGCTGCACACGGCACAGCAGGCGAAGCCCATGCCGAAATTCTCGCACTCGAAACCCTCAATCATTGGGATCTGAAAGACAAGGCCGCAACCTTAGTTGTCACCCTTGAGCCCTGCAACCATCACGGAAAAACACCGCCTTGCGTTGAGGCCATTCTTCAAACCAGAATTCCTGAAATCTGGATCGGGGCAGCGGACCCTAATAAAATCGCCACAGGCGGTGCAGATCGCCTCGAAAAAGCGGGCCGGAAAGTCGTTCGACTCTGGGAACTTAAAGACCCTTTTTTCCATGACCTTGCCCAAGATTGCCAAGCTCTTATTACGCCTTTTTCAACCCGCATTTCCACAAATAGGCCATGGATTATTGCCAAACAGGCTTTAAATGACGAAGGAAGCATGATTCCCCCAAAAGGGCAAAAGACCTTTACCTCTAAACTTGGTCTCGAAATTGCCCATCTTTTGCGCCGTTCCTGCGGTGGCATTATCACAGGGCGAGGCACAATTTTAGCCGACCATCCCCTTTTTACCATTCGCCATATCTCCGATTTTAGCCAGACGCCCGAAAGATGGATTATTGCCTGCGGCCAGCAGTCTCTGCCAATGAATTGGATTGAAAAGCGCAAACGTGCAGGCTTTCATTTTCTTCATGTTCAAAGTCCGGAAGAAGCCGTTGAAGCCCTTGGAAAAGCGGGGGTTGCCATGGCTCTCATTGAAGCTGGCCCAAAGCTTCTGAACGCTTTTAAAGAAGCCGGATTGATTGATGAGCTTCTCAAAATTCATAAACGGGATGAATTCGACTATTTAGAGTGGGAAAAATTTAATTCCTCCCCCTCTCCCCTTTTGCTCCTCGAAAAATACAGTGCTGACTGGCCAAAACATTTACCTCTCAAAAATAAAAAGGCGCTCACCATTTCGCCAGAGGTTTTCCGCACCACTTTCTTTGGCAAAATGGAAAACGAGGCTGACGATCTCTTTAGCACCTGTAAAAAATTTGTCGGTAAGCTTGTAGGAAAAAGATAA
- a CDS encoding multidrug transporter, with translation MAGTGCIGLISIFLVDLLNFFYISALKNPSYTAAVAFAGSIGFILSAISIGSSIGVSATVSRLIGAKKRGKARRYAASFLAIVVVIAAILAALNFIFARPLVELIGGKGEALDGAVLFLRILAPAFPLLCLVMAISGLLRSLGEANAAMRVTLSGAVCAAILDPIFIFGLHLGLVGAALGTIFSRILICFNGWYHLRHHNVLAIPKLKDIKPALKTIAPIALPAIATNLATPVGNLFVTRTMSHFGNDAISALSVIERSVPVCFAFVFALTGSIGPIIGQNFGARIFERIKETYLWSLRFTLICVGLIWLFFFANQNFLIAIFHIQGVGVPLIHFFCNFLVGSYAFLGLLFVSNTAFNNLGFAFFSTLFNWGRATLGTIPFVMIGAHWGPEGTLAGMGAGMTLFGTLAYFKAKNVIENLSLRFPKEDS, from the coding sequence ATGGCAGGAACAGGATGCATCGGACTTATCTCCATTTTTCTGGTCGATTTATTAAATTTCTTTTATATTTCTGCGCTTAAAAATCCCTCTTATACAGCTGCTGTCGCCTTTGCAGGCTCTATTGGCTTTATTCTTTCCGCGATTTCCATTGGCAGTTCCATTGGCGTTTCAGCAACGGTTTCCCGCCTGATTGGCGCTAAAAAACGGGGTAAAGCCCGGCGCTATGCCGCAAGCTTTCTTGCCATTGTGGTTGTTATTGCGGCGATTTTAGCTGCCTTAAACTTTATTTTTGCCCGCCCTTTGGTTGAATTGATTGGCGGGAAGGGAGAGGCCTTGGACGGTGCTGTCCTCTTTTTACGCATTTTAGCGCCTGCTTTCCCCCTTCTCTGCCTTGTCATGGCTATTTCTGGCCTTCTCCGATCTCTTGGAGAAGCAAATGCGGCAATGCGTGTTACCCTAAGTGGCGCTGTTTGTGCGGCAATTTTAGATCCTATTTTTATTTTTGGACTTCATTTAGGTCTCGTCGGTGCGGCATTAGGCACAATTTTTTCCCGCATCCTCATTTGCTTTAACGGCTGGTATCATCTTCGGCATCATAATGTTTTAGCCATTCCCAAACTCAAAGATATAAAGCCTGCGCTCAAGACCATCGCCCCGATCGCTTTGCCAGCCATTGCCACCAATTTAGCAACACCTGTTGGCAATTTATTTGTCACCCGTACCATGTCCCATTTTGGGAATGACGCCATTTCAGCCCTTTCTGTTATTGAACGCTCTGTCCCTGTCTGTTTTGCTTTTGTTTTTGCACTTACAGGCTCTATTGGACCGATTATTGGGCAAAATTTTGGGGCTCGGATTTTTGAACGGATCAAGGAGACCTACCTTTGGTCGCTTCGCTTCACCCTAATCTGTGTTGGTCTTATTTGGCTCTTTTTCTTTGCAAATCAGAATTTTCTGATCGCAATCTTCCACATTCAGGGCGTCGGCGTTCCTTTAATTCATTTTTTCTGCAATTTTTTAGTTGGAAGCTATGCTTTTTTAGGACTGCTTTTCGTTTCCAATACTGCTTTTAACAATTTAGGCTTTGCCTTTTTTTCAACGCTTTTTAACTGGGGACGTGCGACTTTAGGAACAATTCCTTTCGTAATGATAGGCGCTCATTGGGGGCCTGAAGGCACGCTTGCAGGCATGGGGGCTGGCATGACACTTTTTGGAACGTTAGCCTATTTCAAAGCCAAAAATGTCATTGAAAATCTCTCCTTGCGCTTTCCAAAAGAAGACAGCTAA
- a CDS encoding riboflavin synthase, with translation MFSGIITHLGQVEKAEKEGSALRLTVQTGMPDLELGESVAVNGVCLTVETYGKSGQATFFLSPETLDCSALGKLKPQTKVNLERALQLNARLSGHIVQGHVDGKATLLRAQKIGEAHEITLFVPQEIRRYFVPKGSVCLDGVSLTINDIKDSQTYQGELGFTLSIMLVPHTWEHTRFHSLNISDEMNIETDIIGRYVETMLRFPPPVPTVS, from the coding sequence ATGTTTTCAGGGATTATCACCCATCTCGGCCAAGTCGAAAAAGCAGAAAAAGAAGGCAGCGCCCTCCGCCTAACAGTGCAAACAGGCATGCCAGACCTTGAACTTGGAGAAAGTGTTGCAGTCAATGGCGTTTGCCTCACCGTTGAGACCTACGGCAAAAGTGGCCAAGCTACTTTTTTCCTAAGCCCCGAAACCCTTGACTGCTCTGCCTTGGGAAAATTAAAGCCACAGACAAAGGTCAATTTAGAACGGGCCTTACAGCTGAATGCACGCCTTTCAGGCCATATTGTACAAGGACATGTGGACGGTAAAGCCACTTTGCTCCGTGCGCAAAAAATAGGCGAAGCGCATGAAATTACCCTTTTTGTCCCCCAAGAAATCCGCCGTTATTTCGTCCCCAAAGGCTCAGTTTGCCTCGATGGTGTCAGCCTAACCATCAATGACATTAAAGACAGTCAAACCTATCAGGGGGAATTAGGCTTTACCCTCTCAATTATGCTTGTGCCCCATACATGGGAACATACGCGTTTTCACAGCCTAAACATTTCAGATGAAATGAACATTGAGACCGATATTATCGGCCGCTATGTGGAAACAATGCTGCGCTTTCCACCGCCAGTGCCAACGGTCTCTTAA